gaaactgaggctccagggGTTAAAATGATGGCTAGTGGGTATGGCAGGATTTGCACCTGGGCCAGCCCAACTGCAGGGCCTTGCGTCTCATCCTACACTACCTTGGTGAGACCCTGTGACTCAAGGACAGATGGGCATATCTCTCCTGGTTCCTGGGCTTGGCCAATGTGCCCTCCTAGAGTGGGGATCGGGGCTCCACTTTGCCTCTAAGGAAGGAACATGATAAACTTTGGCAACAGGAAGTTCTGGGTTGTGTGTCCTTAAGGCAAGTTCAAAGAAGGTATTTAAATCCTCACTTTGcttatctgtagaatggggacGGTCTCCAACTGGCAGCATGCTTGTGAAGAAGCAAGTAATGACAGCTGCCCCGTAGAGAGAGAGCTGACATGTTTTGAGCAGTGTCTAACCACTCCATTTAATCATCACAGTAACTCCAGACTCAGGTCCTATGATCATCtccattttcagatgaagaaatggacaccccaggaggtggagtcaCACGGCTAGAAATTAAAGCCAGTGAACATAACCCAAAGGGGCaggtcctggcacatagtaggttcaAAGCGGACATTGGCTGTCTTCTCCTAGGAAGATAAATAGAGGGGATTCTGTCTCCTGGGAAACAAAACCTGGGAGAAAGTTAAATTTAGAAAAACCAAACCAGGTTAGCGCAAGCCCCTTGTCCAGCTCAGCAGCAGAATCAGGATGGGAAATTGGCTTCAGACACAACAAAAACTAGAAGGGGAAGTCTCGACATTTGTGAAATGAGAgagcaggggtgggggaggcaggggCCTGGATTCTGAGGAGGGAGGGCCTGGGATCTGCTCTTCACCACCCAGGGCTTGATGGGCGGCACGAGGGGGGACACCACcagcagaggctggggcagggccagTTCCAGGCCCAGATGGGGTGAGGGAGTCCCACACCTGAGACAGACGGCTTTGCCCTGTCTGGGAATCCCTGGAGGCTGTGAGTCCCTAGCAGTGACAGGGAACACAGGCAGATGACAAGCTGCCAAGGTGCAGGGATCACATTTCCTAGCTGACGCTTCCGCCCCATCTCCTAGGGCCCTTTCTCTCCTAGGAAACCGGTGGACACTCATCCTCCAGTTCCCGCCTCCCCTTGCAGAAGGTCCTTGTCCCCGCGTGTCTCCCCTTCCCGCCCCCGCCAGCACATCTCGTTTAGCACTGCTAAATGGCAAACCCAGAGGTACAATGTCGGAAGGGGCTGGGGTAATGAACTCCCATTGGCCTCCTTCACGAGATCACTGCCTTAATTTACGAGGCCTGAGTGAGTCTCATTTCCCCAGTGCGCGTTGAGTAATTAACTATTAATAAAAGCATTACTGAGTTAACCACGGGGGCATGTTTAATTCATGGGGCAGCCCAGGAACAGGATGGGAGACTTGAGCTCAGTGGGGGATTCCTCACAGAGCAAAATATTGTCAGCAGGATGCCGCCAGGCCCTGGGCCCCCCGCAGTGGGCCATCTTTTCTGTCCCTAGCCAGAGTAACCTAATCCCAGGAGGGTAGTGAGGCTGCCTGCCATCCCAACCGCAGGGCTGCTGAGCTCTGGGAGGTGTAAGCCCCTGCTGGGCTAGAGGGCTGTCTGCTTGGTGGCTAAtgagctgagtgaccttgggcaagtcatttagcctctctgagcctgtttcatATCTGGAAAGCAGGGCTGCTCACAACCAACGGCTTCCCAGGGTGGACTGCAGGACTAAGGAACTCAAGCATGGAAAAGGATGTGGTAAATGACCCAACGCTCTTCACTTGCATGAAATTATTTTAGGacctccctcttccccctcctcatGCTAGAGATACCACTGTTGagtgttgtggggtggggaggggatctACTTACTTGTTCAAAATAACATGATGGAACAATCCTATCAGGATACCTCCTCTTTTCAAAGGTGGGTCAGTagctcccttccccctcctctttccAGCCATCTGGCCAGCCACGGTGAACAAATTCTCACAGCACCCCAACACACCATCCTGAAGCTCACGCACATCTCTGCACCTTCGCATCTGCTTTCCCCTTGCAGGGTACGCCTTTCTTCTTTTGCCTGCTTAGCAAACTTCTATTTAGTCTTCAAGACTCAATTCAAAAGGGTCAGCTCTTCCTGGAGCTCTGCTCTTCTCCTGACCCAGGCGGTTGCTCCCTTTCCTGCGGCCCCCATACATTCAACTATTATGGCATCTGTCCATCCACCcgcccattcatccatccatcatccgtctacccatccatccacccatccatctatacatcctttatccatccatcctgccatccatcatccatctacccctccattcatccacccatctgtccatctacccacccatccatcgattatccatccatctgtccttttagatttattgagcaactaccaTGTGCATCTCTGATCACATGGTTTTGAATGAGTCTGGCTTTCCATAGACCAATGATTCTTAATCTTTTGGGGGTCAAGGTCAATGTCTCccagaaaaacatatatatgcacacacatgctggATGTTGCTTTCTTCTTCAAAGATTCTTGGTCATCCCTAAAGCCAGACTGTGGACCCTGGTTGTGGTAGACACTGTGATGTGGTGTTGAGATCTCCAGTTGGGAGTCAAGGACTTATCTCCTCAGTTGCTGGGAGTTTGGCTAACAGACAGCCCTTAGCAGTCAGCCTTCTTTGGGGGTTGTCTTGAAGACACTGCCTTATCCAAAGTCACATCTCCTTCCAGGGGCAGGCTCACTCCCAATGACAGGTCAATGCTGTGGTGTAAGGCCATGAGCCCCTCACCCGAACTCGGGACAACTCTGAAAGGCATCTTAGCTTTAGAGCTCCCTGTGGGGTTGGCTGAGGCTTTTGGCAGGACTGCCGTGAAGCTTAACTTCCCCTCTGCCCTAACCTGCCACCTTCTCCTTTCCACAGGTAATTTTTCCAAGACCACTTTCTAATAAATGTCCTGCACTCTAATCTCCATCTCTGAATCTACTTCCCAGGGAATCCACTGGATTAAAAAGCCCTgcagaagccaggcatggtggcacaagcctgcagtcccagcaactcaggtggctaaggtgggaggatcacttgagcccaggaggtcaaggtcacagtgagctatgattgtaccactgcactccagcctggaagacacaggaagaccccatctctaataaataaaataaaaagccctaCAGaagttccttgaggacagagactGTTTTAATGACTTCTATATCTCCAGCAGCGATCACTGGGCAGGGCACATTGTAGATGGTCCAGAAACACTGACGGGATGCATTTGAATGCATTTTCCTCTGGTTCTGTGTTCTGTCCTTCTGTTGTTCCCCAGCAGGAGAGTTCTCATCCGACATCCAGAAGAAGACGGCCCCACCAGCAGGATGGTGATGGGACTGGGGGCTGCTGGCTTGTTCCTGGGAAATATGTTAGTTGCCAACGAAACTAAATAACCATGGGAACAGACGTCAAGCAAATTGGTTACTACAAAGCAGGGGTGAAGGGACCTGGCTGATGTCAGGGCTGTGCAGTTAGGGTGAAGACTCCATGGGATGGCTGGGAGACTGGAGACTGGCAGGAATGGGTGGCAGTGGGAGGGAGCAGCCCCTTCTTACAGGGCAAGTCATTTGGAAGTTAGAACCTGTAAAATCCCCCACTTTAGTTTCCATTAGTGGAAATTCCTACAAAAAACAAGCAtctgggccaggcgcgatggctcacacctgtaatcccagcactttgggaggctgaggcaggtgaattacctgaggtcaggagttcaagaccagcctggccaacatgtactaaaatacgaaaatacaaaatactaaaaatacaaaaaatgctgTGGTGTAAAGCCATGAACCTCGCACCCCGACTTGGGACAACTCTGAAAGGCGTCTCAGCTTTAGAGCtccctgtactaaaaatacaaaaaattagccaggcattgtggtgggtgcctgtaataccagctacttgggaagctgaggcaggagaattgcttgaacccgggaggtggaggttgcagcgagccaagatggcgccattggactccagcctgggcaataagagcaaaactccatctccaaaaaaaaaaaaaaaaaaaaaaagcatctgttAGGTCCATGCTCAGTACCAGACATTGCAGCAGAGATGGGGATCTCGGAAGGCCAGAGCTCCAACACTGGCTCCTCCTCTCATCTGGGCGAGTTATGTGACATTCTTCCCGCTCCACTTCCTGAGTGGCGATGACTATGGGCCCAGCACTGTGTGCTTTacctacattattttatttcaccttcacaGTAGCTTCCTTCaggtatatatattattattccttctgtagagacaaggaaacaggctcagagaagatCAACAACGTGTCCAAAAGCACACAGCTAATCACAGCACAGAGAGACATGTCTCTCAGTCTACGGCATCTGGAGGCTGTGTCTTTAGCCACTGTTATGCTTACCCACTTGGAGCTTAGTTGCCACAGCCAGGAAAGAAATACAATCAGTCCTTACTGCACCGGGCTGTTACAGATTAAATAACCTATGGCAAAGGCCTAGATGGTGCCCAGTGAACAGtctgttctgttctttcttccccATTCCCCAGCCCACCGCCTCATCACTTCCCTGGGCTGGGAGGAACGCTGACTCCAAAAACGAATGTCTCTGTCCCCAAGTCCAGCAGTGTCTGCCATGTGGCCAGCACTCACTGAATGCTGTCGACCTAAATGGATGGCCTGGGAGTCCCCACCCTCAGTCCATCACTAGTGTGTGATGCAGGAAGCTGCAGCAAGTATCATGAGAATTCTCTTGGTGCCATATTAACTACTCTTAAGCCACTGGGATTTTCAGGTTTTTCACAGCAGGATGGAGCAGAAACAGATGGAGACAATCCCTTGAGCCCTTAAGGCAGAAAAGGGTACTGGAGTGAAGATGAAGGTATGCCGGGGCCTGCCTGATGgctcaggtccctcccacaggCAAACTGCAGCCTGTTCTCACTGCCACCACAGCACCAACTGTGGACATCCTCACATATTGGGGGCATTAACCTTCCTTCCACTGTGGGCTCCTGGGAGAGGCGGTGGGCATGTAAGCACTTAAAACTCAAATCTGCAGGTCAGCCCTCCTCTCTCCGCCCCCTTCTGCAGAAGCCTCGGAGCTGGGGGGCTGTGTGGGGACAGACACCACAGCCTTGGAGAGACAAGTCACATCCTCAGATTCCCTCAACCTGTGCAAGCACCGCGTTGCCATGGTGATGCTGCAGCCCTGAGATGCAATGACTGCAGACAGCATGGGTGGTTCTAGGGCTCAGTACCGAGGTGGACGCTGTCTGGCCTGTGAGGCCAGGTGATTGGGTGGGCCGGGTGCGGGAGGAGAAGGAGCCCTCCTTTAGGTTTGACTGGTAATTGCTGCTAAATGAAGGGCTGTCATTGAACCCAACATGTGCGAGGTAAGGGCCCCAGCTCTGCACCTTGTAATTACTGCACCAGACAGCAGCGCTTTCTCCATGTGCTGGGAGGCGGGCAGTGGGGGAGCAGACAGGAAGGTCTCATCCACCTGAGCCAGCAGGGCTCTGGCAGGCTCCCCCCACTGCCCAAGCGGCCTGCATCCCAAGCAGCTTCTCAGACGGAGGCCCTGGCCCCTCTCCTTGGCTGGCTCTCCCCACGTCATCCAGCTGGAGCACGAGCCTCCTTTAATCTTGGCCTCTGAGCTTGTGGAATCCAAGGGGGGCAGAGGTGCAGGAGCCAGATAACGGGCCGCTTCCGAGCGCCCTTGGTGCTCCACCTCCGCCTGCTGAGTCTGTGCTGGGAATCTGAATTAGAGACAAATCTCGGTCTGACTCCTCCTGAGCACGAAAGCTCTGAGGGCCTCGGGCTAGTCACCGCCCCCTCCTGGCTTTAGCCTCCTGCTGCAGAAGTGGAAGCTGGACTCGAGAATTCTTGAGGGTTCTCTGGCTGGCAAACTTCAGCCGGCAAGCTGGATCCTACTTTTGTAAATGAGGTTTCACTGGGACAGCCACACCCTGGGTCTGTGtcgtctatggctgcttttgtgctacaatagCAGAGCAGCTCCAACAGATGCCATATGCTATGCTCCCCAAACCCCAAACACTTACTAACTGGCCCTTTACAGGAAGTTTGCAGacccatttttaaagtattaaagttCTCCTGCGCTTAACTGAGCGAGCTTTAGTGACTCCAACCTGTGAAAACAATTTTAGAACAAGTCCCATCCTTGTCCCCACCCATGGACACCCACTGTCCTCTTCCAAGCACCCCTTTTCTGCCTGTGTCTGGAGAGCCGTGGCAGGGCGGCTGGGCTCTGGGAGCCAGTGTGGTGCAATGGCGCCACCTGCTGTGAGTGCCTAGGAGCACTGCGCCTGGAAAGCAGTCTCCAATGGCTGGTGGGGTCTCCCAAGGCCCGGGAACCAGCTTACAGCAGACTCAGTCCACAGCACATCAGAATCAGGGTCTTGCCCCCTCCCTTCCTCATTTGAGACAGGCCTGTAGTCTAGAGAAGAGGTGGGACTTGGCCAAGGAGGAGTGGAAGGCCCAGGCCCCGGGGCCCATAAACCCTTCCAGGAGACAGTGTGGACGTCACGTGTGGCACGTGCATGCAGAGGTACACAGACCTGGATGTGAATCCCAGCCCAGCCACTTAGGCAGCTCTTTATCTTTTCCAGGCTTTAGTCTCTTAGttgttaaaaggattaaaagaaaCGCTTATATAGCATTTAATGTTACTAATAATGACTCAATCTTCAAAAGGACTCTCagataggtattattatccccagttCACAGATTAAAAAACTATGGCACAGACATGTTAGGTCatttgctcagggtcacacagctagtggcATATTCAAACTAGGCTGTGAAAACATGTAAAGTCTCCAGAATGCAGtgctcagcaaatattcatttatttcccgCCAGCAGGTGCAGTGGGGCCCCATGCAGAGGGCACTGGTGTTCCAACATAAGCAAGAAACGAAGGAGGCCTGGCCTAAGACCAGTCATTTGAAGAAGGCCCCaggcagggaaaggaaaggagaggccAGGCCCACACTGTCCCTCCCTGCCCCATCTCCAGCAACACGAGGTGGCCAGTGGACCGTGAACCATTTATTTCCAAACTATAAAGAAACCTGCTCTCTGAGAAAAGATGCCACCCAGGTGATGAGGCTCCAGCTCCTCGAGATCCAAAACCCAGTCCAAACCCAGTCCCCTTAGAAAGCTGCGGTGCCTTGGAGATGAGTCTTGGCTGTCAGAGCCTGGGAAGTGGTTGGGAAGAACCAGCCCACTCCCCTCTCCTGCAGTGACTCCAACTCCAGCGCTGCTTGGGCCCAGCTCTGGCCAGGTCCCAGGCTGGCCTGGTGCTCGCCCCTTGTGTGACCAAGCTCTGAAGGGAGGGACAAGAGTCAGGAGTCCCTGGCTTGGCCCCACCACCTTTGACTCTCATCCACAGCTCCCAGCTACCATGAAGAGCCCCGGGGGCTTGAGCACAGTGAGTGCTGGCAGCAGGCTGGAGAGTGGCCTGCTTCTAAGCCATTTGCCCTGGCCGGTCACTGCTGCCCCTGGGCCACAAAGTACTCCTCCTCCTCATTGTCACCTTCCTCCCGCTGGCTGCTCCGGAGCAGGAGCTCCAGGTCGGGGCTGGAGCCCAGCCCCTTCAAGGCCTTGGGGCCACCATCACCTTGGGATAGAGAGAGATCACAGTTACAGGCCCAGTCGTTGTTTTCTTGGTTTGCTCTGATTTGCATGTGTGCTGAGTCACCCAGGCCCCACCCACCCACTCTGGAGATGACCCCCGCATCTTCCTAGAGAAGAGACGGCAGCAGAGCCACCGCGCACACttcctgcatcagaatcactaaGAGTCACagggagaagaacagaaaacagaggCTTCTGGAAGGGGCTCCGGGTTACCTCTGGAATGCAAGGCTTTGAGGGCAACATGGAGGGATATTCCCGAGAGGCAGAGGGCAAAGCCTAGCCAGTTCAGGAGGCTGATCTGATCGCCCAGCAGATGAGCTGCCAACAGCAAAGTGCAGACTTCCTGGGGGCAGAGAAGCAGGAGGAAGTGTGATCAACAGGAGGATTTGGCCACTTGGCcaggagggtggaaggtgggggtACTGGGTACACTCAGGTGGGTAGATCAAGATCTGTCTGAAATCCTGGGCCCAAGCAGGCAGAGAGGTCAGGGGACCCTGCCGGCTTGCGGCGCTGTCCCACCAGCCTCCCTCTGTGAGATGCAACAGAGGTGCTTGTCACGGAATTCTGTCAGGAATAAAAGAGGCAAACCGGATCCCACGCTGGGGACCAGGGTGTCCAGATCGTGCTGTATCCACAAGGATCAAGGACGGCTGCCCCAGAAGGCAGTTACAGAAGGGAGCCCTGAGCCTCTGCGTGAGAATGCTGCATTACCCTGGGCTGAAGACACACACTGGTCCCGGGGCTCTCTATAAACAGAGACTGCAAAAGGGACTGGCGAGGCCATTTGTCCAAGAACCACAGCCATGCCTCAGCATGCGGCCGGCTCCCAGAAGACACTCAGAGAGGCCTGCATTTCTGGGTTTAGGCAACACTGTTTTGGTATTGGTGTGTGCCTGgccaaagagaaaagtaaatgtgtgggagggagaggcagaagTGAGAAGAGGTGTGAGAGGGAAGGACAGGCCTGCGAGGCGGAGGTACAGCGAGgttggccacaggggtgcttgctGAGGGTCTCACTAGCCCTGGCTGTGGCCCTGGAGGACACCGCCAGTCAATCATGGAACTCTTTCCTGATGAGTCTGGATAGGAGCTGTTCAACCTGTGGCTCCAGGCCACTGCCCAATGCCAGAGTTGGCAGTCAAGGTAAAATGTGAATGCGCCCCAGGCCTAGGGGAGTCAGAGCTGGCTCTCCATCTGTGTCCCTGTCTGTGGGGTGCAGGTGATCACACCCTCTCAAAGGGCTGTGGTCAAGGCGGAAGGAGGGGCCAGCACAGCAGTcagcaaagtgcctggcacctaATGGGGCACTTCCGTCTCTGCAGGGCCCTGAGGTGCAAGAGCTGCTAGTGAGAAATCCCTGGGGGCTCCCCCTCTAAGACAGGAATGGCATCACCCCCGAGTCTGTACCTTAAAAATGCCAGCAATGGAGAGAGTGAGGCTGGAGGTTCTGGAGACCAGGAGGAACTCAGAGAAGCCCAAACCAAAGGCGAGAATCCCGCCAAGGAAGAGGCTCCCAAGTACCCGCAGGAGCAGCCCTGTGTCCTGGAAACGGAAGATTTTCTCAGATGTGGACAAATGGAGACCTGAAATCAATggggagagagagtgggaggctgggccctgggctgCCTCGGCCAGCCCAATGCCAACCACATGAGATCTTCCATCGTCATAGTGAGTCCTTACTGAGACCTGCTAACTGTCTGCAACCCAGAGAAAAAGCATGGGAGGTATAAAGTGATCCCACACAGATGGCCTGAGACCTGGAGAAACCAGGGAAGCAGTGATGGCTGCCAGAGAGCCTGGGGGCAATAGAAGCCAGATCCTGGCAGGATGATGGGTTCCTAGTGGGATGATGAGGATCCTAGCGGGATGATGGGATCCTAGCGGGATGACGGGATCCCAGCGGGATGATGGGGATCCTAGCGGGATGATGGGGATCCTAGCGGGATGATGGGATCCTAGCAGGATGATGGGATCCTAGTGGGATGACAGGATCCCAGCGGGATGATAAGGATCCTAGCGGGATGACAGGATCCCAGCGGGATGATGGGATCCTAGCAGGATGATGGGATCTAGCGGGATGATGGAGATCCTAGCAGGATGATGGGATCCAAGCGGGATGATGGGGATCCTAACAGAATGACGGGGAGGGCTCGTCTGAGCCTCTGGGGTAAAGTAGAGGGGGGTAGCACTGCATGGAAAGACGGACGGAAGTGCCCTCAGCCTTTGGACGGTATTCACTTACTGGTCTGGGGGAAGGGGCGCAAGGCTGCTGACTTCATGGGGTCTTTGGAGCTGTGGTAACCAATGGGCTAAAGAAGGGAGGGCAGCCACCAAGTGAGGAAGGACTAACAGTGCCCCAGCCCACTCACGGAGCTCCTTGGTCTACAATTCAGCCAGGTTACCTACAAACAGGGTCAAAATTCTATCCCTACAAACGTTCATTTTAATCTAGGTCTTGCTAGTACAAAGCTGAGGAATCTGGGCTGAGATGTGTTCcctttctggacctcagtttctctaCTGATAAAATGAGAGGCCTGGGACCAGACTGGTATTTCTCCAACCTGCGGTGCCACTTGATGAACATTTcccaaaaagaaaatgcaaacacatATAGCCATGGCCCCTTGCTCCAGaaacacaggcatgcacaccccCTACCCCAAATTTGGCTTAGACTTTCGGAGTCGTCATGGTCCTTCCAACACTGTCCATCTGGGAGAATGACTCCCGGCGTCCCTCCCACAGGAAAGTCCTTGTGGTGTATTAGCACAGGGTGAAGGGGGGCCCAGAACTGGGCACAGGAGACACCTGTGGTAGCTGGAAGTTGGTCGAGTATTTTGAGATTTTTGGAGGGAAGCACCAAAGAAATGCTGAGTGACAGTCCCCCCCAGGCACAACAGCCTCACATTGTAGGACATCTTGTTTGGTGCTGGGCTCAGCAGTACTGCAAAGGCGTCGGCAAATTGAAGGGAATTCGGGGAAAAGCAACATAAGTAATGAAGGCGCTTGGGGGATTAATTTACCAGAAAAGATTAAAGGAGCTAAATCCATGCAGCTTTGCTAAGTGACGACTACCAGGGGCTTTCAGATGAGGTTTTGCAGAGATGGGGCATGGTGTAAACACCCGGGAGGGGAGACTGTGGCGTTTGATACAAGGGGGCATAATGAAGGAATGGGGAGAGAttttaaagagggaaaaaaatgaggccCTGAATAGAAGTTTCCCGGACAACGgggtttcaaaataattttcttagggAGGTTCAAGATGCTTCACTGCTTGAAACTTAAATGGATGTGGGACAGAATTTTCTGTAATGACCCTGAAGGTATTACAGAGGGGACTCTAGGAGGAAGGATAAACAGAAAGGGGACAAAGGCTAATCCCAAAACATCAAAGAAAGGAAGGTGGCGCCACACCTCCCAGCCTACACAACTCTCCAGGGCTCTCCTCTTTCTTGGACAACGACAGTGGAGGAACAACTGACCATGTCCCCAGGCTCCTGTGTGCTGGCTCCTGGCCTTCAGCCCCCAGCTCTGGAAGCCCACCCTCTGCCGATCCCGCACGGTCCACACTCCCTGAACACACATCCCAATGTTATATGCCTGGACATGGCTGAACCTCCTATTCCCACTTCCCAGATGCCTTGCTCCCTGCAGCCTGCCACAATCCCACTCACCCTCCAAAACCACGGCCAGGAAAGCCTTTCTGACTTGCTTGATTACTCCAGCATCTTGGAACAATCCCTGATTCCCCACTCCTTAGAGGCAGGATACGGTGGTTAAGAGGAGGGCTGGAACACTTGGAGCCAGGCTGCTGGCTTCAAATTCTGGCTCATTTATGAGCtatgggaccttgggcaagttatctttacttctctgtgcctcactttgtTCTACCTGCAGAATGGGGAATAATAGTACTGCCACACAGGGTTTTTGGAAGGATGAAATAAGTTCGCATGTTTAAAAAGATCAGAACAGCCCTGGTGCACTTTCAGGGCTCTGTACACACTTA
This is a stretch of genomic DNA from Papio anubis isolate 15944 chromosome 16, Panubis1.0, whole genome shotgun sequence. It encodes these proteins:
- the SLC35C2 gene encoding solute carrier family 35 member C2 isoform X8; the encoded protein is MTKSSAVLFILIFSLIFKLEELRAALVLVVLLIAGGLFMFTYKSTQFNVEGFALVLGASFIGGIRWTLTQMLLQKAELGLQNPIDTMFHLQPLMFLGLFPLFAVFEGLHLSTSEKIFRFQDTGLLLRVLGSLFLGGILAFGLGFSEFLLVSRTSSLTLSIAGIFKEVCTLLLAAHLLGDQISLLNWLGFALCLSGISLHVALKALHSRGDGGPKALKGLGSSPDLELLLRSSQREEGDNEEEEYFVAQGQQ